In Neorhizobium sp. NCHU2750, a single genomic region encodes these proteins:
- a CDS encoding DUF6460 domain-containing protein: protein MADGVNKFLGDSIGRTIVKLIVVCLIVGFVLAFFGFTPHNIVDSVRYYFLDLWYNGFRALGRVGDYLLLGAIVVIPIFIVLRLMSYRR from the coding sequence ATGGCGGATGGCGTGAACAAGTTCCTCGGCGATTCGATCGGCCGGACGATCGTCAAGCTGATCGTGGTCTGCCTAATTGTCGGTTTCGTGCTCGCCTTCTTCGGCTTCACGCCTCACAATATCGTTGACAGCGTTCGCTATTATTTCCTCGATCTCTGGTATAACGGTTTCCGCGCACTCGGACGCGTGGGCGACTATCTGCTGCTCGGCGCGATCGTGGTGATCCCGATCTTTATCGTATTGCGCCTGATGAGCTACCGTCGCTGA
- a CDS encoding YitT family protein: MADEQGTAKSRLGFYSQDPARHTPLEDAQGIFISAMVAALGLYMLNQVGLLTSGIAGVAFLFHYAFGWSFGLLFFILNLPFYYLSFRRLGIGFSFKTFVAIALVSVLADLEHRFISISHLDPFWAALLGGILLGFGLLGLYRHRSSLGGLGILAIYIQDRFKIPAGLVQLAFDLCVMATAFLVVSPITVLWSLLSAVVLNLLLTINHRSDRYIAVR, encoded by the coding sequence GTGGCTGACGAACAGGGCACGGCAAAGAGCCGTTTGGGCTTCTACAGTCAGGATCCGGCCCGTCACACACCGCTTGAGGATGCCCAGGGCATTTTCATCAGCGCCATGGTGGCAGCGCTCGGGCTCTACATGCTCAACCAGGTCGGGCTTCTGACCAGCGGTATCGCCGGTGTCGCCTTCCTGTTTCACTATGCCTTCGGCTGGTCCTTCGGCCTTCTGTTCTTCATTCTCAATCTGCCCTTCTACTATTTGTCTTTCCGCCGGCTTGGCATCGGCTTCTCCTTCAAGACATTCGTGGCGATCGCTCTCGTCTCCGTTCTTGCCGACCTGGAACACCGCTTCATCTCCATCAGCCATCTCGATCCCTTCTGGGCGGCCCTTCTCGGAGGCATCCTTCTGGGCTTCGGCCTGCTCGGGCTCTATCGCCACCGCTCGTCGCTCGGCGGCCTCGGCATTCTGGCGATCTATATCCAGGACCGGTTCAAGATCCCCGCCGGCCTCGTCCAGCTCGCCTTCGATCTCTGCGTCATGGCGACAGCCTTCCTCGTCGTCAGCCCGATCACCGTCCTGTGGTCGCTGTTGAGCGCCGTCGTGCTCAACCTGCTTCTCACCATCAACCATCGCTCCGACCGCTATATCGCGGTGCGCTGA
- a CDS encoding methyltransferase, whose amino-acid sequence MSQFSSGDVIADRRADYARMLAEGRDFAAAAELMEQALELAPAWAAGWFRLGEYREKAGLETAEEAYRRALELEPDDVFGARLKLAVIGAEEAPDQPPSRYVESLFDDYADRFDTALVEKLDYSVPGKLAALVVPHAPFVLTVDLGCGTGLFGAEIRDRTERLEGFDLSQNMLAKAEEKGLYDHLAQSDLSLSAEESGLFGPHLPHHRADLVSAADVLMYLGSLETVFPLVIDLLAAGGLFAFSVEEVAQEEQGAGQGHGQGQAQGFVLRDSLRYAHSEAHIRLLLAHHRLELLQLERTTIRMDAGKPVSGILFLSRKMG is encoded by the coding sequence ATGAGCCAGTTCTCTTCCGGCGACGTGATCGCCGACCGCCGTGCCGATTATGCCCGCATGCTGGCCGAGGGCCGCGATTTTGCCGCCGCCGCCGAACTGATGGAACAGGCGCTGGAACTGGCGCCCGCTTGGGCCGCCGGCTGGTTCCGGCTTGGCGAATACCGTGAGAAGGCGGGGCTTGAAACCGCCGAAGAGGCCTATCGCCGGGCACTCGAACTGGAACCGGACGACGTGTTCGGTGCGCGGTTGAAGCTGGCCGTGATCGGTGCCGAGGAGGCGCCCGACCAGCCGCCGAGCCGCTATGTCGAAAGCCTGTTCGACGATTATGCCGACCGCTTCGATACCGCGCTTGTCGAAAAGCTCGATTACTCCGTTCCCGGCAAACTTGCCGCTCTGGTCGTGCCGCATGCGCCATTCGTGCTGACCGTCGATCTCGGCTGCGGTACCGGCCTGTTCGGCGCCGAGATCCGCGACCGGACCGAGCGGCTGGAAGGTTTCGATCTCTCCCAGAACATGCTGGCCAAGGCAGAGGAAAAAGGTCTTTACGATCACCTTGCCCAGTCCGATCTCAGCCTTAGCGCGGAAGAAAGCGGGCTTTTCGGCCCGCACCTGCCGCATCACCGCGCCGACCTCGTCTCAGCCGCCGATGTCTTGATGTATCTCGGCTCGCTCGAAACCGTCTTCCCGCTGGTGATCGATCTTCTTGCCGCAGGTGGCCTGTTCGCCTTTTCGGTCGAGGAAGTGGCGCAGGAGGAGCAGGGTGCCGGGCAGGGGCATGGCCAGGGTCAGGCGCAAGGCTTCGTGCTGCGCGACAGCCTCCGCTACGCCCATTCGGAAGCCCATATCCGGCTGCTTCTTGCCCATCACCGGCTCGAACTGCTGCAGCTGGAGCGCACCACCATTCGCATGGATGCCGGAAAGCCGGTCAGCGGCATTCTGTTTCTGTCGCGAAAAATGGGCTGA
- a CDS encoding response regulator transcription factor: MQTLTIIIADDHPLFRGALVQALKAMSEDVTIIECGEFSAALRAGEEHPDADLMLLDLAMPGVSGFSGLMTLRAQFSALPIVIVSATDDCATVRRSIELGASGFIPKSSGLDDIRGAIRTVLDGGIFTPGGDQGLGDDDPALNEIFDRLKTLTPQQNRVLTMLAEGLLNKQIAYELGVSEATIKAHVSAILLKLNVDSRTQAVIKLGKINMAMVA; encoded by the coding sequence ATGCAGACACTCACTATCATTATCGCAGACGATCATCCGCTGTTTCGCGGCGCGCTGGTTCAGGCCCTCAAGGCCATGAGCGAGGATGTCACGATCATCGAATGCGGCGAATTTTCCGCCGCTCTCAGGGCCGGCGAGGAACACCCCGATGCCGACCTGATGCTGCTCGACCTCGCCATGCCGGGGGTCAGCGGCTTTTCCGGGCTGATGACATTGAGGGCGCAGTTTTCCGCGCTACCGATCGTCATCGTTTCGGCCACCGACGACTGTGCCACCGTGCGCCGGTCGATCGAGCTCGGCGCGTCGGGCTTCATTCCCAAATCATCGGGTCTCGACGACATTCGCGGGGCGATCCGCACCGTGCTCGACGGCGGCATCTTCACCCCCGGCGGCGATCAGGGCCTCGGCGACGACGATCCGGCACTGAACGAGATCTTCGACAGGCTGAAGACGCTGACACCGCAGCAGAACCGCGTGCTGACCATGCTGGCCGAGGGCCTGCTCAACAAGCAGATCGCCTATGAGCTCGGCGTCTCGGAGGCGACGATCAAGGCGCATGTCTCGGCCATCCTGTTGAAGCTCAATGTCGACAGCCGCACGCAGGCGGTGATCAAGCTCGGCAAGATCAACATGGCGATGGTGGCGTAA
- a CDS encoding quinone-dependent dihydroorotate dehydrogenase gives MIGRLAGIASRSLFVFDPETAHGLSIAALKTGITPVCAPKADPRLARTIAGIRFENPIGLAAGYDKNAEVPQALLKLGFGHVEIGTVTPKPQPGNPKPRLFRLVEDRAVINRFGFNSEGHEPVFARLSNFRRSGHSGLVGVNIGANKESTDRIADYVAGIRRFASVASYFTANISSPNTPGLRDLQARESLAALLSATLAARNEEADRLGRKLPVFLKIAPDLTEEGLDDIAAEVLAHDLDGLIVSNTTLSREGLKDQVHARETGGMSGAPLFARATAVLARMRKRVGPDLPIIGVGGVGSAEDALEKIRAGADLVQVYSCMVYEGPGLPGSINRGLSKLLDRQGAKSIRDLRDTRVDHWASQTL, from the coding sequence ATGATCGGCCGTCTCGCGGGGATTGCCTCCCGCAGCCTTTTCGTCTTCGATCCCGAAACCGCCCATGGCCTGTCGATTGCGGCGCTGAAGACCGGAATAACCCCGGTCTGCGCGCCAAAGGCGGACCCGCGTCTGGCCCGGACGATCGCCGGCATCCGGTTTGAAAACCCGATCGGCCTTGCCGCTGGCTACGACAAGAATGCCGAAGTGCCGCAGGCGCTGCTGAAACTCGGTTTCGGCCATGTCGAGATCGGCACGGTCACGCCGAAGCCGCAGCCCGGCAATCCCAAGCCGCGCCTGTTCCGCCTTGTCGAGGACCGCGCGGTCATCAACCGTTTCGGCTTCAACAGCGAAGGGCATGAACCGGTCTTCGCGCGGTTGTCGAATTTCCGCCGCAGCGGTCATTCCGGTCTTGTCGGCGTCAATATCGGCGCCAACAAGGAAAGCACCGACCGCATTGCCGATTACGTCGCCGGCATCCGTCGTTTCGCCTCCGTCGCCTCCTATTTCACCGCCAACATTTCCTCGCCCAACACGCCGGGCCTGCGCGACCTGCAGGCGCGCGAAAGCCTTGCCGCCCTTCTTTCCGCAACACTTGCCGCCCGCAACGAAGAGGCGGACAGGCTCGGCCGAAAACTGCCGGTCTTCCTGAAGATCGCGCCCGATCTGACCGAGGAGGGGCTGGACGATATCGCCGCCGAAGTGCTGGCCCATGATCTCGATGGCCTGATCGTCTCCAACACCACGCTTTCGCGCGAAGGCCTGAAGGATCAGGTCCATGCGAGGGAGACGGGCGGCATGTCCGGCGCGCCGCTCTTTGCCCGCGCCACTGCCGTTCTGGCCCGCATGCGCAAGCGCGTCGGCCCCGACCTGCCGATCATCGGCGTCGGCGGCGTAGGCAGCGCCGAAGATGCGCTGGAAAAGATCCGCGCCGGCGCCGATCTCGTCCAGGTCTATTCCTGCATGGTCTATGAGGGGCCGGGCCTGCCCGGTTCGATCAACCGCGGCCTGTCGAAGCTGCTCGACCGGCAGGGTGCAAAATCGATCCGCGACTTGCGCGATACCCGCGTCGACCACTGGGCCTCGCAGACACTCTAA
- a CDS encoding MATE family efflux transporter gives MTLGYLTTPLLGLTATGVVGRLGDPAALGGLAIGAILFDLIFGSLSFFRTSTTGLTAQAFGRGDGREEQAVFWRALISAIGLGLAMLLLTPLILAYAPELMSDDKAVADVTRHYFGIRALSSPATFINFAILGYVLGRGQGMTGLLLQIVINGSNIVLSVTIGLTLGHGVEGVAWGTALAEVIGAVVGLIIVLRQFHGMRAERPALGEILDRSKLKALFELNADILIRSLVLNCAYAIMTRVGSSFGAITLAANAVLMNVFMLCSFFLDGLAGAAEQLAGRAIGARFRPAFDQALKLTAFWSFFMAALLALFFLVFGSQIIALLTTSEPVQVEAQAHLFWAALTGMTGALAFQLDGVFIGATWSKAMRNMMLISLLGFGISLAILVPAFANHGLWLSLNLFLGMRGLFLAAMLPSKARESF, from the coding sequence ATGACGCTCGGCTACCTGACGACGCCGCTTCTGGGACTGACCGCCACCGGCGTCGTCGGCCGGCTCGGCGATCCGGCAGCGCTTGGCGGGCTTGCGATCGGCGCCATCCTGTTCGACCTGATCTTCGGCAGCCTCAGTTTCTTCCGCACCTCGACCACGGGTTTGACGGCGCAGGCTTTCGGCCGTGGCGACGGACGCGAGGAGCAGGCGGTGTTCTGGCGGGCGCTGATCAGCGCCATCGGGCTGGGGCTCGCCATGCTTCTGCTGACGCCGCTGATCCTTGCCTATGCGCCCGAGCTGATGAGCGACGACAAGGCCGTGGCAGATGTGACGCGCCACTATTTCGGCATTCGGGCACTGAGCAGCCCGGCCACCTTCATCAATTTCGCCATTCTCGGTTATGTTTTGGGGCGCGGACAGGGGATGACAGGCCTGTTGCTGCAGATCGTCATCAACGGCAGCAATATCGTGCTGTCGGTCACGATCGGGCTCACGCTCGGTCACGGTGTGGAGGGTGTCGCCTGGGGTACGGCGCTTGCCGAGGTGATCGGCGCCGTCGTCGGGCTGATCATCGTCTTGCGCCAATTCCATGGCATGCGGGCAGAGCGGCCGGCGCTCGGAGAAATTCTCGATCGCAGCAAGCTGAAGGCGCTGTTTGAGCTCAATGCCGATATCCTGATCCGCTCGCTGGTGCTGAACTGCGCCTATGCGATCATGACGCGGGTCGGATCGAGCTTCGGCGCCATCACGCTTGCCGCCAATGCAGTGCTGATGAATGTCTTCATGCTCTGTTCGTTCTTCCTCGACGGGCTGGCAGGGGCTGCCGAGCAGCTGGCCGGACGGGCGATCGGTGCCCGCTTCCGGCCGGCCTTCGACCAGGCGCTGAAGCTGACGGCCTTCTGGTCGTTCTTCATGGCGGCGCTTCTGGCACTGTTCTTTCTCGTCTTCGGATCTCAGATCATTGCGCTCCTGACGACATCGGAACCAGTGCAAGTGGAAGCGCAGGCGCATCTCTTCTGGGCAGCGCTGACCGGCATGACCGGTGCGCTCGCCTTCCAGCTCGACGGCGTGTTCATCGGGGCGACATGGTCGAAGGCGATGCGCAACATGATGCTCATTTCGCTTCTCGGCTTCGGCATCAGCCTGGCGATCCTCGTGCCGGCTTTTGCCAATCACGGCCTGTGGCTGTCGCTCAACCTGTTTCTCGGCATGCGCGGGCTTTTCCTTGCCGCCATGCTGCCATCCAAGGCGCGCGAGAGTTTTTGA
- a CDS encoding YitT family protein: MADVAEKKKSPIGFWASSTERHSVVEDVQGVIAGSMLAALGVIMLQAAHLLIGGTAGLGFLLRYSTGVSFGTAFFTMNLPFYWLAYKRLGLVFTVKTFAAVALTSVLTGVLPRLIAFGTIEPIIAALFGGLLIGCGMLVLFRHRASLGGFGILALYLQDKFGWRAGFVQLGLDCLVLILSFFVAGPFVIACSVAAALTLNLTLAINHRTDRYIVR, from the coding sequence ATGGCGGATGTAGCGGAGAAGAAGAAAAGCCCGATCGGCTTCTGGGCCTCCTCTACGGAAAGGCATTCGGTCGTCGAGGATGTGCAGGGCGTCATCGCCGGCTCGATGCTGGCAGCCCTCGGCGTCATCATGCTGCAGGCTGCCCATCTTTTGATCGGCGGCACCGCCGGCCTCGGCTTCCTCCTGCGCTATTCCACCGGCGTCAGCTTCGGCACCGCCTTCTTCACCATGAATCTGCCTTTTTACTGGCTGGCCTACAAGCGCCTCGGCCTCGTCTTCACGGTGAAGACTTTCGCTGCCGTGGCACTCACCTCGGTTCTGACCGGCGTCCTGCCCAGGCTCATCGCCTTCGGCACGATCGAGCCGATCATCGCCGCACTCTTCGGCGGCCTGCTGATCGGTTGCGGCATGCTGGTTCTCTTCCGCCACCGCGCCTCGCTCGGCGGTTTCGGCATATTGGCGCTCTACCTGCAGGACAAGTTCGGCTGGCGGGCCGGCTTCGTGCAGCTCGGGCTGGACTGCCTCGTGCTCATCCTGTCCTTCTTTGTCGCTGGCCCCTTCGTCATCGCCTGCTCGGTCGCCGCAGCACTCACCCTCAACCTGACGCTCGCCATCAATCACCGCACCGATCGCTACATCGTGCGGTAG
- a CDS encoding CAP domain-containing protein — protein sequence MTASSRRGFLAISGLAMAGTALTLAGCSTTNTALAPTTGAQDDTVAALPMVNKLRASKGLSALTLDAPARTAASIQAVRMAKAEEMQHLIGIGDDFGKRMKRSDVKLPAAENIASGQHSVEAAVQAWINSPKHLENMLGNYRGLGVAMATGADGRSYWSMVLSSGS from the coding sequence ATGACTGCTTCTTCCCGGCGGGGTTTCCTCGCCATTTCCGGCCTTGCCATGGCAGGAACCGCGCTGACCCTGGCCGGCTGTTCCACCACCAACACGGCCCTTGCCCCGACCACGGGTGCGCAGGACGATACCGTTGCGGCGCTGCCGATGGTCAACAAGCTCAGGGCAAGCAAGGGCCTTTCCGCACTGACGCTCGATGCCCCGGCACGAACGGCCGCGTCGATCCAGGCCGTTCGCATGGCGAAGGCAGAGGAGATGCAGCACCTGATCGGCATCGGCGACGATTTCGGAAAGCGGATGAAGCGCAGTGACGTGAAGCTGCCGGCGGCGGAAAATATCGCCAGCGGCCAGCATTCCGTCGAAGCCGCGGTCCAGGCCTGGATCAATTCTCCCAAGCATCTGGAGAACATGCTCGGCAATTATCGCGGCCTCGGCGTTGCCATGGCAACGGGGGCGGATGGCCGCTCCTACTGGTCGATGGTGCTTTCCAGCGGGTCTTAA
- the pdeM gene encoding ligase-associated DNA damage response endonuclease PdeM yields the protein MMTGQAAGAPGGSRGSPGSQDILVHGVAAVCDPLGGLYLPETRMLVVSDLHLEKGAAFARRGMMLPPYDTLATLNILSAVIARYDPGVVVSLGDNFHDRRGSEHLPAEFRAMIADMARGRDWIWINGNHDPDGTTDLPGLSSDELVYGGLTFRHEPSLISSKGEIAGHLHPAATVRRREKSVRRPCFASDGHRLVMPAFGVLTGGLDLRHRAIQGLFRQETLVAHLLGRDRIYSVRYGSLLG from the coding sequence ATGATGACGGGTCAGGCCGCCGGAGCGCCGGGAGGCAGCCGGGGGAGCCCTGGGAGCCAGGACATCCTCGTCCACGGGGTCGCCGCCGTGTGCGATCCGCTGGGTGGGCTCTATCTGCCGGAAACGCGGATGCTCGTCGTCTCCGACCTGCATCTCGAAAAGGGCGCAGCCTTTGCCCGCCGCGGCATGATGCTGCCGCCCTATGATACGCTGGCGACGCTCAACATCCTCTCTGCCGTCATCGCCCGCTATGATCCGGGCGTCGTCGTCTCGCTCGGCGACAACTTCCATGACCGCCGGGGTTCAGAACATCTGCCGGCGGAATTTCGCGCCATGATCGCGGACATGGCGCGCGGCCGCGACTGGATCTGGATCAACGGCAATCATGATCCCGATGGCACGACGGACCTGCCGGGCCTGTCGAGCGACGAACTCGTCTATGGCGGCCTCACCTTCCGCCACGAGCCGAGCCTCATCTCGTCGAAGGGCGAGATCGCCGGCCATCTTCATCCGGCGGCCACCGTCCGCCGCCGGGAGAAATCCGTCCGCCGTCCCTGCTTTGCCAGTGATGGCCACCGCCTCGTCATGCCCGCCTTCGGTGTGCTGACCGGCGGTCTCGATCTCCGTCACCGGGCGATCCAAGGCCTGTTTCGACAGGAAACGCTGGTTGCGCATCTGCTCGGCCGTGATCGCATCTATTCGGTGCGCTATGGCAGTTTGCTGGGCTGA
- a CDS encoding DUF952 domain-containing protein: MTDTVYKIVPDSIWRDAKAAGVFEGAEIDHRDGYIHFSTGAQARETARLHFSGVAGLMLVAVNVLALGEALRFEPSRGGDLFPHLYGTLPLSAVLWEMPLLIGVDGQHAFPEKMP; the protein is encoded by the coding sequence ATGACGGATACCGTTTACAAGATCGTCCCCGACAGCATCTGGCGTGACGCCAAGGCGGCGGGCGTGTTCGAAGGGGCCGAGATCGACCATCGCGACGGCTATATCCATTTTTCCACCGGCGCCCAGGCGCGCGAGACGGCGCGGCTGCATTTTTCAGGTGTCGCCGGGCTCATGCTGGTCGCCGTCAATGTTTTGGCCCTTGGCGAGGCGCTCAGGTTCGAGCCTTCCCGTGGTGGCGATCTCTTTCCGCATCTTTACGGCACCCTGCCGCTGTCCGCTGTCCTGTGGGAAATGCCGCTCCTGATCGGCGTTGACGGACAGCATGCCTTTCCGGAGAAAATGCCATGA
- a CDS encoding ligase-associated DNA damage response DEXH box helicase, with product MPRPFLKWFAEKGWQPRAHQLELLARAQGGENMLLIAPTGAGKTLAGFLPSLTDLVSRGKIPPGSPFTGIHTLYISPLKALTVDIERNLMKPVTEMSLAVTVENRTGDTPQSKRQRQKLNPPDILLTTPEQLALLLANKEAERFFKDLKYVVLDELHSLVTSKRGHLLSLGLARLRRHAPNMQTIGLSATVADPMDLQRWLVPQNTPQNAPQAETPAPPAGLVHVTGGAAPDITILGTETRIPWSGHVSTYAIPEVYEEIRRHKTTLIFVNTRFQAELLFQSLWTINEDNLAIALHHGSLDASQRRKVEAAMADNRLRAVVATSTLDMGIDWGDIDLVVHVGAPKGASRLAQRIGRANHRMDEPSKAILVPANRFEVMECQAALDANYLGAQDTPPVGEGALDVLAQHVLGMACAEPFDPLELYDEIISASPYAGLSWEMFERIVDFVATGGYALRSYERYAKIRKTKEGRWRVSNPQIAQQYRLNLGTIVEATELNVRLVKRNAVGTVGRGGMSLGKVEEYFLEQLVQGDTFLFAGKVLRFEGIRENECLVSNAFSLDPKIPAYAGGKFPLTTYLADQVRAMLAEPERRTKLPDQVRDWLNIQLERSMLPKKDELLIETFPRGKRFFMVAYCFEGRLAHQTLGMLLTRRLERLGARPLGFVATDYSLAIWGLNDLGAMIAEGALSLSDLFDEDMLGDDLEAWLDESYMLKRTFRNCAVISGLIERRHPGKEKTGRQVTVSTDLIYDVLRSHEPDHILLEATRRDAASGLLDIGRLADMLSRIKGHITHRDLDRVSPLAVPIMLEIGKETVPGEAHDAVLQEAADELIAEAGL from the coding sequence CTGCCCCGGCCGTTCCTCAAATGGTTCGCCGAAAAGGGCTGGCAGCCGCGTGCCCATCAGCTGGAACTGCTCGCCCGCGCTCAAGGCGGCGAGAACATGCTCCTGATCGCCCCGACGGGTGCCGGCAAGACGCTCGCCGGCTTCCTGCCCTCGCTCACCGATCTCGTGTCGCGCGGAAAGATCCCGCCCGGCTCACCCTTCACCGGCATCCACACACTCTACATCTCGCCCTTGAAGGCGCTCACCGTTGATATCGAGCGCAACCTGATGAAGCCGGTCACCGAGATGAGCCTTGCGGTCACCGTCGAAAACCGCACCGGCGATACGCCGCAATCCAAGCGCCAGCGCCAGAAGCTCAACCCGCCGGATATCCTGCTGACGACACCCGAACAGCTTGCCCTGCTTCTCGCCAACAAGGAGGCGGAGCGCTTCTTCAAGGACCTGAAATATGTCGTGCTCGACGAACTCCATTCTCTCGTCACCTCCAAGCGTGGCCATCTTCTCTCGCTTGGCCTCGCGCGCTTGCGCAGGCATGCGCCGAACATGCAGACGATCGGCCTTTCCGCCACCGTCGCCGACCCGATGGACCTGCAGCGTTGGCTGGTGCCGCAGAACACCCCGCAGAACGCCCCGCAGGCCGAAACGCCGGCACCTCCCGCCGGTCTCGTCCATGTGACCGGCGGTGCCGCTCCTGACATCACCATCTTGGGCACCGAAACGCGCATCCCCTGGTCCGGCCACGTCTCCACCTATGCCATCCCCGAGGTCTACGAGGAGATCAGGCGCCACAAGACCACGCTGATCTTCGTCAACACCCGCTTCCAGGCGGAACTCCTGTTCCAGTCGCTCTGGACGATCAACGAGGACAATTTAGCCATTGCCCTCCATCACGGCTCGCTCGATGCCAGCCAGCGGCGCAAGGTGGAGGCGGCCATGGCCGATAATCGGCTGCGCGCCGTCGTCGCCACCTCGACCCTCGACATGGGGATAGACTGGGGCGATATCGATCTCGTCGTCCATGTCGGCGCGCCGAAGGGCGCCTCGCGGCTTGCCCAGCGCATCGGCCGCGCCAATCACCGCATGGATGAGCCATCCAAGGCGATCCTCGTGCCCGCCAACCGCTTCGAGGTTATGGAATGCCAGGCAGCCCTCGATGCCAATTATCTCGGCGCACAGGATACGCCGCCGGTGGGCGAGGGCGCGCTCGATGTCTTGGCCCAACATGTCCTCGGCATGGCCTGCGCCGAGCCTTTCGATCCGCTCGAGCTCTATGACGAGATCATCTCCGCCTCGCCCTATGCCGGCCTGTCATGGGAAATGTTCGAGCGCATCGTCGATTTCGTCGCCACCGGCGGCTATGCGCTGCGCTCCTATGAACGTTACGCCAAGATCAGGAAGACGAAGGAAGGCCGCTGGCGCGTCTCCAATCCACAGATCGCCCAGCAATACCGGCTCAACCTCGGCACGATAGTCGAGGCCACCGAACTCAATGTCCGTCTCGTCAAACGCAATGCCGTGGGGACGGTTGGCCGTGGAGGCATGTCGCTCGGCAAGGTCGAGGAATATTTTCTCGAACAGCTCGTCCAGGGCGATACTTTCCTCTTCGCCGGCAAGGTGCTGCGCTTCGAAGGTATCCGCGAAAACGAATGCCTCGTCTCCAACGCATTCTCGCTCGATCCGAAAATCCCCGCCTATGCCGGGGGAAAATTCCCGCTGACCACTTACCTTGCCGACCAGGTCCGCGCCATGCTGGCCGAGCCCGAGCGCCGCACAAAACTGCCCGATCAGGTGCGCGACTGGCTGAACATCCAGCTCGAACGCTCCATGCTGCCGAAAAAGGACGAGCTGCTGATCGAAACCTTCCCGCGCGGCAAGCGCTTCTTCATGGTCGCCTATTGTTTCGAGGGCCGGCTGGCGCACCAGACGCTCGGCATGCTGCTCACCCGCCGGTTGGAACGGCTCGGCGCCCGCCCGCTCGGCTTCGTCGCCACCGATTATTCGCTCGCCATCTGGGGCTTGAACGATCTCGGCGCGATGATCGCCGAGGGCGCCTTGAGCCTGTCCGACCTGTTCGACGAGGACATGCTGGGCGATGATCTCGAAGCCTGGCTCGATGAAAGCTATATGCTGAAGCGCACCTTCCGCAATTGCGCCGTGATTTCCGGATTGATCGAACGCCGTCATCCGGGCAAGGAAAAGACCGGCCGTCAGGTCACCGTCTCGACCGACTTGATCTATGACGTGCTGCGTAGCCACGAACCGGATCATATCCTCTTGGAAGCGACGCGGCGCGATGCGGCGTCCGGCCTTTTGGATATCGGCCGGCTCGCCGATATGTTGTCTCGGATAAAGGGGCATATAACCCACCGGGATCTCGACCGCGTTTCGCCTCTGGCGGTGCCGATCATGCTGGAGATCGGCAAGGAGACCGTGCCCGGCGAGGCCCATGACGCCGTCCTGCAGGAGGCGGCAGACGAGTTGATTGCGGAAGCGGGATTGTAG
- a CDS encoding universal stress protein: protein MFKHILIPTDGSPLSTEAMEKALGFARESNAQVTILAVIEPLQVFTVYPVGMDIAYAEYEQRANEQADGILAEAKAAAAQQSVECNIVKKQSVDPAGCIVKTAEEKGCDAIIMASHGRSGFKAFMLGSVTMKVLAGSKLPVLVYR from the coding sequence ATGTTCAAACACATCCTCATTCCGACCGACGGTTCGCCGCTTTCCACCGAAGCGATGGAAAAAGCGCTCGGCTTTGCCCGCGAAAGCAATGCGCAGGTAACGATCCTCGCGGTGATCGAACCGCTGCAGGTCTTCACCGTCTATCCGGTCGGCATGGATATCGCCTATGCCGAATACGAGCAGCGGGCCAATGAACAGGCCGACGGCATTCTGGCGGAGGCCAAGGCTGCGGCCGCGCAGCAGAGTGTCGAATGCAACATCGTCAAGAAGCAGAGCGTCGATCCCGCCGGCTGCATCGTCAAGACGGCGGAGGAGAAAGGCTGCGACGCGATCATCATGGCTTCGCATGGCCGCTCCGGCTTCAAGGCCTTCATGCTCGGCAGCGTGACGATGAAGGTTCTGGCCGGGTCGAAGCTGCCGGTGCTGGTCTATCGATAG